tATATGCAGAAATGTTATAAGTTCCCTAACAGAAATTCTTCTTCCAGCACAGATTCTGAGAACTATGCATTCAGATGGAACCAGACCTGATGTTGTTGCCTACACAACAGCTATCAAGGTTTATTCTCTATCTTAGTAGTGCTGACATTTCTCCCTTGTTCTTAGTTATTGCTCAACTCAGAGGTGTAAAGAGTCAACATGTTGTCTTGTAGATATGCGcggaaaataaaagtttaaagttGGCATTTTCTTTGTTCGAGGAGATGAGGAGATATCAGATAAAGCCAAACTGGGTAACTCTCCTTGTCGGATGGCTTTATTGCTTTTTGTTCTCTTATTTGCTGTATATTAATTCTTCAGCAAAATGATTTGACTGTTTACGCCACCTTAGCAGCAGACCGAAATTAAGTAAATAAAGTCTTGTAGCTAATACGGACTGCATTTAGCTAGGACAGGGTAAGCAGTTTCTCAGTTGTTTCACCATTTCTGATACCAGAAATTTGTTTCTCAGGTGACCTATTATACGCTTCTCAAAGCACGAAGCAAATATGGTTCTTTACTTGAAGTGAGGCAATGCTTAGCCATATATCAGGACATGCGAAAAGCAGGGTAAAGTGCAATCAAGTTTTATAATATACTTCTATTTCTCGTTTGATCGTTTTGTATCTTCATACAAGTGAAGAGACGTTCCTCTTTTCTCACAAGCAAAACCACTATACTGCAGGTATAAACCTAACGATCACTTTCTTAAGGAACTTATTGAGGAGTGGTGCGAAGGAGTCATTCAGGAAAACAGCCAAAGCCAAAACAAAGCAAGCGACCAGGAAGGTACTGACTTTGGGAGACCTGTTAGTCTACTCATTGAAAAAGTAGCTTCACACTTGCAAGAGAGAACATCCGGACACCTTGCAGTTGACCTTCAAGGACTTACCAAGGTAAGCTAATGATGCAATCAACGAGGCACGGAAGTATTTTATGTGCTTATACTCCTATCAATTCAACTCCTGAAGCATTTATGCTCATGTCAAACTTATTCATCCATTAACAGGTTGAGGCTCGACTTGTTGTTCTAGCAGTTTTGCGAATGATCAAGGAAGACTATACGCGAGGTAAAGAATCAATACACATAAACCAATACATCCTCTCTCTTGCATTTACTGTTTTGACTCACTAACCACTACAAATTGGATCATACAAGTATCACATGCACTATTGTAACTAACTGAAACTCCCTCTTGCAGGTGATGTTGTGAAAGATGATTTGGTGATCATCCTAGGAACCGGTGAAGCAAATACCGATCCAGGGAAGCAAGAGGTTGCTGTAAAAGATGCGCTAGTAAAGCTCCTGAAAGATGAATTGTCTCTGGTGGTTCTTCCTGCTGGACAAAGACGTGTGCTAGATATAACACAGGATGCAAGATTTGTGGATGATGCAGACCAAAATACAGAACATACTTCAGAGAATACCAAGTCGATTGTCGGTATGTCCACTACGAGGAGGCCTGCAATTCTGGAGAGGTTGATGGTGACGAAGGCGTCCCTGCATAAATGGCTGCAGCGCAAAAAGTAGCTGATCCTGACTGGTACGTAACTAATCATCTTTGTATTCTATGCAAATTTCAAACTAAATTGGAGAAAAATAATGAGGAAAGATTGCAGAATATCTTGATGCAAATATCTGTGTACATTCAGAATAAAGCAGCTTACAAATATCTTCCCAGTTCTGTGTAAACCCATACAACACAATTTAAATTGCAATAACTCATATCAGAAAACTTGTTGGTCTCTAACTGATCAGTAACTCAATAAGAACAGCAACCTGAAGATCAGAGCCAATCCTGCTGCTGCAGTTTCAGGGGCAAGTAAACTTCTGATAAATACTGGAAACCAAAAGAACTCAACGCCTGAATCTCAGCCTTCTGCTTTGTCTTCACCATCAGGTTAAGTTCTTCGACCCACCCGGGATTCTTCTTCACGAAATCCTCCTCTAGCATATCCTTCCCGGTCTTGATATCCTGCTCTGTCATCGGCAACCTACACTGCTCAGGTATCTTGTACTTGTCCAAATCACTTGGCCTGATCCCAAGCCACTTAATATCAGGTGTAGTCAAGTTTGCACTATCGTAAGACATGTTCTTCGACCCGCATCCATAAACCGACAGAATCTTCAACCCGTAAGGATCACTATCCACCAAGGCGAGCACCGGAAGCTTGAGCTCCATTTTCATCTTCCTCAAGAACAGCCTTGTGGCTACATCGGGCTGGCCTTTTGCAGTGACGATGATGCAGGGGAACCGGTTGTAGAATCTGTCTTCAGCTAACCTTATGTAAGCTGCATCTTTCTCAACTAAGAGTATGAACATAGCATCACTCTGCATGTCTCCAACTCGATCGATGTTCGGTGGAATTGCTTTCCCACCCATCCCCATCTTTGTGCAGTCGATCATGTCTCCGTTGTCACTGAATATGAGCCTTCCCACCACCACACCTTTCTCTGCTGCAATTACATTGAGGCTTGACCTTGTGCAGCCGAGCATACACGACACATCGTCCAACACAGCATCGCTCTGTGTCTGGTCCTGAAATTCATCAAGATtgcaaattttcaaaatattccaAACTGAAACTACTTTGTTCAACTACACAGAATAAAAAAGTGACAATCTTTATTATCAAATATGAGAGTAAAACTGAAAGTTAGAAACTTTACCTGGAAAAGCTTAACGTCAGTGTAGAAGAGATCACGCTTGGTGACGTGGATGTTCCTGAGGCAGAGTTGGTGGATAAGGGCGAGGATCCGCGTGGTGATTGTAGTTTTCCTGACGGAAGATACTGACGCAAAGGGACGGAGGGTAGATTTGTCTTTAAGCACAATACGGTCAAGCTCGGGGACATAGAGCTGGTTAGATGCGGCGCGCGAGGGAACGCTGAAGGAGAATCCATCTCCCGCGAGGATAGAACGGGCGATCTGAACGATGACT
This genomic stretch from Brassica napus cultivar Da-Ae chromosome C9, Da-Ae, whole genome shotgun sequence harbors:
- the LOC106450521 gene encoding DNA topoisomerase 6 subunit A; translated protein: MADKKKRKRAKDSQEEDLPFKSILESDEAILKLLKSYISTSLTAAGSSGASSSSSSKPLTLADLSLSSSCREVADLSLSSVQTEIETVIVQIARSILAGDGFSFSVPSRAASNQLYVPELDRIVLKDKSTLRPFASVSSVRKTTITTRILALIHQLCLRNIHVTKRDLFYTDVKLFQDQTQSDAVLDDVSCMLGCTRSSLNVIAAEKGVVVGRLIFSDNGDMIDCTKMGMGGKAIPPNIDRVGDMQSDAMFILLVEKDAAYIRLAEDRFYNRFPCIIVTAKGQPDVATRLFLRKMKMELKLPVLALVDSDPYGLKILSVYGCGSKNMSYDSANLTTPDIKWLGIRPSDLDKYKIPEQCRLPMTEQDIKTGKDMLEEDFVKKNPGWVEELNLMVKTKQKAEIQALSSFGFQYLSEVYLPLKLQQQDWL